A genome region from Mycobacteriales bacterium includes the following:
- the gcvP gene encoding aminomethyl-transferring glycine dehydrogenase yields MTDRTSLTRLASARPFALRHIGPSADEQAKMLATLGYDSLDALTDAAVPASIRERAPLELPPAATEEEMLAELRELAGRNRVMTSMIGTGYYDTFTPPVIRRNLLESPGWYTAYTPYQPEISQGRLEALLTFQTMVEDLTALPVANASLLDEATAAAEAMALCRRAAGSSSDRFVVDRDCHPQTIDVVRTRAEPLGIEVVVADLAQPLPAGDLFGVLVQYPGSSGAVRPLVPVVDAAHARDALVAVAADLLALTLLRPPGEAGADIAVGSAQRFGVPLGFGGPHAAYMSVRADLARSLPGRLVGVTVDADGNPGYRLALQTREQHIRRERATSNIYTAQVLLANIAAMYAAYHGPDGLTEIARRTHRYAAILKAGLQAGGVDVTPEPCFDTVTAHVPARADEVIAAARAGGVNLRRVDGDTVGVSCDETTRPEHVVAVWAAFGVSGTDVDAATPPELPSQLLRTSPFLTHPVFHEHRSETAMLRYLRRLADRDIALDRAMIPLGSCTMKLNAAAEMEPISWPEFAGLHPFAPLEQAGGYLELIAGLERWLAEITGYDAVSLQPNAGSQGELAGLLAIRAYHRDRGEGGRNVCLIPSSAHGTNAASAVMAGMRVVVVACDDGGNVDLEHLRGTAAEHRDDLAAIMLTYPSTHGVYEEHVREVCDVVHEAGGQVYLDGANLNALVGLSRPGRLGADVSHLNLHKTFCIPHGGGGPGVGPVAVRAHLAAYLPTSALRPEAGPATGIGAIAAAPWGSAGILPISWAYIRLMGADGLRQATQVAILAANYVAHRLASHYPVLYTGRAGLVAHECIVDLRALTKETGISVDDVAKRLIDYGFHAPTMSFPVAGTLMIEPTESEDLAEVDRFCDAMIAIRGEIARVAAGEWDRLDNPLKNAPHTAAMLAGPWPHAYERTVGAFPAGGDPRDKYWPPVRRLDQAHGDRNLVCACPPVEAFQER; encoded by the coding sequence GTGACCGACCGCACCTCACTCACCCGGCTCGCGTCGGCACGACCGTTCGCCCTCCGCCACATCGGCCCCTCTGCCGACGAGCAGGCGAAGATGCTGGCCACCCTCGGCTACGACTCGCTCGATGCGCTGACCGACGCCGCCGTCCCGGCCAGCATCCGCGAGCGCGCCCCCTTGGAGCTGCCGCCGGCAGCGACCGAGGAGGAGATGCTCGCCGAACTGCGCGAGCTGGCCGGGCGCAACCGTGTCATGACCTCGATGATCGGCACCGGCTACTACGACACCTTCACGCCGCCGGTGATCAGGCGCAACCTGCTCGAGAGCCCCGGCTGGTACACCGCCTACACGCCCTACCAGCCGGAGATCTCGCAAGGCCGGCTCGAGGCGCTGCTCACGTTCCAGACCATGGTCGAGGACCTCACCGCCCTCCCGGTCGCCAACGCCTCGCTGCTCGATGAGGCAACCGCGGCGGCCGAGGCGATGGCGCTGTGCCGGCGGGCTGCCGGCTCCTCCTCTGACCGGTTCGTCGTCGATCGCGACTGCCATCCGCAGACGATCGACGTCGTCAGGACCCGCGCCGAGCCACTCGGGATCGAGGTCGTCGTGGCCGACCTCGCGCAGCCGCTGCCGGCGGGTGACCTGTTCGGCGTGCTGGTGCAGTACCCCGGGTCCAGCGGTGCCGTCCGCCCACTCGTCCCGGTCGTCGACGCGGCGCACGCGCGCGACGCGCTGGTCGCGGTCGCCGCCGACCTGCTCGCCCTCACCCTGCTGCGGCCGCCGGGGGAGGCGGGCGCCGACATCGCCGTGGGCAGCGCCCAGCGCTTCGGCGTACCGCTGGGGTTCGGCGGGCCGCACGCCGCCTACATGTCGGTGCGCGCCGACCTCGCCCGCTCCCTGCCCGGGCGGCTCGTCGGCGTCACCGTCGACGCCGACGGCAACCCCGGCTACCGGCTGGCCCTGCAGACCCGCGAGCAGCACATCCGCCGGGAGCGCGCAACCAGCAACATCTACACCGCGCAGGTGCTGCTGGCCAACATCGCCGCCATGTACGCCGCCTACCACGGGCCCGATGGCCTGACGGAGATCGCCCGCCGCACGCACCGCTACGCCGCGATTCTGAAGGCGGGCCTGCAGGCCGGCGGGGTCGACGTCACACCCGAGCCGTGCTTCGACACCGTCACCGCCCACGTGCCGGCCCGGGCCGACGAGGTCATCGCGGCCGCGCGGGCCGGTGGCGTCAACCTGCGCCGGGTCGACGGCGACACCGTGGGGGTCAGCTGTGACGAGACCACCCGACCCGAGCACGTCGTCGCGGTGTGGGCGGCGTTCGGCGTGTCCGGGACCGACGTCGACGCAGCGACGCCTCCCGAGCTCCCCAGCCAGCTGCTGCGGACCTCGCCGTTCCTCACCCATCCGGTCTTCCACGAGCACCGCTCGGAGACCGCGATGCTCCGCTACCTGCGGCGCCTGGCCGACCGCGACATCGCCCTCGACCGGGCCATGATCCCGCTCGGCTCCTGCACCATGAAGCTCAACGCGGCGGCCGAGATGGAGCCGATCAGCTGGCCGGAGTTCGCCGGGCTGCACCCGTTCGCGCCGCTCGAGCAGGCCGGCGGATACCTCGAGCTGATCGCGGGACTCGAGCGCTGGCTCGCGGAGATCACCGGCTACGACGCCGTGTCGCTGCAGCCCAACGCCGGCTCCCAGGGCGAGCTCGCCGGCCTGCTCGCCATCCGGGCCTACCACCGCGACCGCGGCGAGGGGGGACGCAACGTCTGCCTGATCCCGTCGTCGGCGCACGGCACGAACGCCGCCAGCGCCGTGATGGCGGGCATGCGGGTGGTCGTCGTGGCCTGCGACGACGGCGGCAACGTCGACCTCGAGCACCTGCGCGGCACGGCGGCCGAGCACCGCGACGACCTCGCCGCGATCATGCTGACCTACCCGTCCACGCACGGCGTCTACGAGGAGCACGTGCGGGAGGTGTGCGACGTCGTCCACGAGGCGGGCGGGCAGGTCTACCTCGACGGGGCCAACCTCAACGCGCTGGTCGGCCTGTCGCGACCCGGCAGGCTGGGCGCCGACGTCTCCCACCTCAACCTGCACAAGACCTTCTGCATCCCGCACGGCGGGGGTGGACCCGGGGTCGGCCCGGTTGCCGTGCGGGCCCACCTCGCGGCGTACCTACCCACGTCGGCGCTGCGCCCGGAGGCCGGGCCAGCCACCGGCATCGGCGCGATCGCTGCGGCACCGTGGGGCTCGGCGGGGATCCTGCCGATCTCGTGGGCCTACATCCGGCTGATGGGAGCCGACGGGCTGCGGCAGGCCACCCAGGTCGCGATCCTCGCCGCCAACTACGTGGCGCACCGCCTGGCCAGCCACTACCCGGTGCTCTACACGGGCCGGGCCGGGCTGGTTGCCCACGAGTGCATCGTCGACCTGCGGGCGCTCACCAAGGAGACCGGGATCAGCGTCGACGACGTCGCCAAGCGCCTGATCGACTACGGCTTCCACGCGCCGACGATGTCGTTCCCGGTGGCCGGCACGCTGATGATCGAACCGACCGAGTCAGAGGACCTGGCCGAGGTCGACCGGTTCTGCGACGCCATGATCGCGATCCGAGGGGAGATCGCGCGGGTGGCGGCAGGGGAGTGGGACCGGCTCGACAACCCGCTCAAGAACGCGCCGCACACGGCAGCCATGCTGGCGGGCCCGTGGCCGCACGCCTACGAGCGGACCGTGGGGGCGTTCCCCGCCGGGGGAGATCCGCGGGACAAGTACTGGCCGCCGGTCCGCCGGCTGGACCAGGCGCACGGGGATCGCAACCTGGTCTGCGCCTGCCCGCCGGTCGAGGCCTTCCAGGAGCGCTGA
- a CDS encoding MerR family transcriptional regulator, protein MESRTTGRVGDPSATTGAQPTGEQQELFELDDPHGGATDNVGYRGPTACSAAGITYRQLDYWARTGLLEPSVRPAQGSGTQRLYSFRDILVLKVIKKLLDSGVSLHNIRTAVEHLRRRGAQDLAQITLMSDGTTIYELSSPDEVVDLLQGGQAVFGIAVGRVVREVEGSLAALPAERADDSGQTVPVTEGADELAHRRRRRTSA, encoded by the coding sequence GTGGAGAGCAGGACGACCGGACGCGTCGGCGACCCGAGCGCAACGACCGGTGCCCAGCCGACGGGGGAGCAGCAAGAGCTTTTCGAGCTCGACGATCCGCACGGCGGCGCGACCGACAACGTCGGCTACCGCGGCCCGACCGCCTGCTCGGCCGCAGGCATCACCTACCGGCAGCTCGACTACTGGGCGCGCACCGGCCTGCTCGAGCCCAGCGTCAGGCCGGCCCAGGGGTCCGGCACGCAGCGGCTCTACTCCTTCCGCGACATCCTGGTCCTGAAGGTCATCAAGAAGCTGCTCGACTCGGGCGTCTCGCTGCACAACATCCGCACCGCCGTCGAGCACCTGCGCCGACGCGGTGCGCAGGACCTCGCGCAGATCACGCTGATGAGCGACGGCACGACCATCTACGAGCTGAGCTCACCCGACGAGGTCGTCGACCTCCTGCAGGGCGGTCAGGCCGTGTTCGGCATCGCCGTCGGTCGCGTGGTCCGCGAGGTCGAGGGCTCGCTCGCCGCGCTGCCGGCCGAGCGGGCCGACGACTCCGGCCAGACCGTGCCCGTGACTGAGGGAGCCGACGAGCTCGCCCACCGCCGCCGCCGCCGCACCAGCGCGTAG
- a CDS encoding bifunctional nuclease family protein: protein MNEVSVVGVRVELPSNQPIVLLKETSGDRYLPIWIGAVEATAIAFAQQGVVPARPLTHDLFKDVLEALETPLQAVHITELRDGVYYAELHFPDDVTVSARPSDAIALAIRGGTPIFAAEEVLDEGGLAIPDEQETEVEKFREFLDSISPEDFQTGS, encoded by the coding sequence GTGAACGAGGTCAGCGTGGTCGGCGTCCGCGTCGAGCTGCCCAGCAACCAGCCCATCGTGCTGCTCAAGGAGACCTCGGGAGATCGCTACCTGCCGATCTGGATCGGCGCGGTCGAGGCCACCGCCATCGCGTTCGCCCAGCAGGGGGTCGTGCCGGCCCGTCCGCTCACCCACGACCTGTTCAAGGACGTCCTCGAAGCGCTGGAGACCCCGCTTCAGGCGGTGCACATCACCGAGCTGCGCGACGGCGTCTACTACGCCGAGCTGCACTTCCCCGACGACGTCACCGTCTCCGCCCGCCCCTCCGACGCGATCGCGCTGGCGATCCGAGGCGGCACGCCGATCTTCGCCGCGGAGGAGGTGCTCGACGAGGGCGGCCTCGCGATCCCCGACGAGCAGGAGACCGAGGTCGAGAAGTTCCGTGAGTTCCTCGACTCGATCTCGCCCGAGGACTTTCAGACCGGCTCCTGA
- a CDS encoding MerR family transcriptional regulator, translated as MTASPQPAHRQPATPRGRPFLSIGEVLAQLRGDFPDVTISKIRFLEAEGLVRPQRTPSGYRKFSRDDVGRLRYVLTAQRDHYLPLRVIKEHLDAIDRGLEPPALTGGGPRVPRALVAAEGLPGPDTFRREPTELRLSRSELMDAAGLDEAGLGKLEDAGLVSTRPGSSHYDGDALLIAKSAAELARFGIEPRHLRSFRAAADREVGLIEQVVTPMVRQRHPEGRARAEEVAREIAALSVTLHATLVKAGLRPGLGR; from the coding sequence ATGACGGCGAGCCCCCAGCCCGCCCACCGGCAGCCGGCCACGCCGAGAGGCCGGCCGTTCCTGAGCATCGGCGAGGTCCTCGCCCAGCTGCGCGGAGACTTCCCCGACGTCACGATCTCGAAGATCCGCTTCCTCGAGGCCGAGGGCCTGGTGCGGCCCCAGCGCACGCCGTCGGGCTACCGCAAGTTCTCGCGCGACGACGTCGGGCGGCTTCGCTACGTGCTGACCGCCCAGCGCGACCACTACCTGCCGCTGCGGGTGATCAAGGAGCACCTCGACGCGATCGACCGCGGTCTCGAGCCCCCGGCACTGACCGGTGGCGGGCCGCGGGTGCCGCGCGCGCTGGTCGCGGCCGAGGGGCTGCCCGGCCCCGATACGTTCCGCCGTGAGCCGACCGAGCTGCGCCTGTCCCGGAGCGAGCTGATGGACGCCGCCGGTCTCGACGAGGCAGGGCTCGGCAAGCTCGAGGACGCCGGGCTCGTCTCCACCCGGCCCGGCTCCAGCCACTACGACGGCGATGCGCTGCTGATCGCCAAGAGCGCCGCGGAGCTCGCGCGGTTCGGCATCGAGCCACGCCACCTGCGGTCGTTCCGCGCGGCCGCCGACCGGGAGGTCGGGCTCATCGAGCAGGTCGTCACCCCGATGGTCCGGCAGCGCCACCCCGAGGGTCGGGCCCGCGCCGAGGAGGTCGCCCGGGAGATCGCCGCCCTGTCGGTCACGCTGCACGCGACGCTGGTCAAGGCCGGGCTGCGGCCGGGGCTCGGACGTTGA
- a CDS encoding FHA domain-containing protein: MPVQTPGGSAAMAMVFCTQCGQQNPGDSRFCARCGSPLAHPGGGERSAEQTSTISLGSLESLEHADVDDEALPGDVVADMPHGAALLVVKRGPNAGSRFLLDKDVTTVGRHPESDIFLDDVTVSRRHAEFTRAGDGFGVRDVGSLNGTYLNRERIDEASLTSGDEVQVGKFRLIFLTGATGTGEHAGSDA, translated from the coding sequence GTGCCGGTCCAGACTCCGGGAGGCAGCGCCGCGATGGCGATGGTGTTCTGCACCCAGTGCGGCCAGCAGAATCCCGGGGACAGCCGCTTCTGCGCCCGGTGCGGGTCTCCACTGGCGCACCCCGGGGGAGGGGAGCGGTCGGCCGAGCAGACGTCGACGATCTCCCTCGGCAGCCTCGAGAGCCTCGAGCACGCGGACGTCGACGACGAGGCGTTGCCGGGCGACGTCGTCGCCGACATGCCGCACGGCGCGGCGTTGCTCGTGGTCAAGCGCGGGCCCAACGCCGGCAGCCGGTTCCTGCTCGACAAAGACGTCACCACGGTCGGCCGGCACCCGGAGAGCGACATCTTCCTCGACGACGTCACGGTCTCGCGCCGGCACGCGGAGTTCACCCGGGCCGGCGACGGCTTCGGCGTCCGCGACGTCGGCAGCCTCAACGGCACCTACCTCAACCGCGAGCGGATCGACGAGGCCTCGCTGACCAGCGGCGACGAGGTGCAGGTCGGCAAGTTCCGGCTCATCTTCCTGACCGGTGCGACCGGCACCGGCGAGCATGCCGGGAGTGACGCATGA
- the gcvH gene encoding glycine cleavage system protein GcvH: protein MFPDDLRYTAEHEWVRRVGDDTVRVGITAYAQDQLGDIVFVSLPTAGTDVAAGQSLGEVESTKSVSEIYAPLAGTIAERNETLSAQPELVNADPYGDGWMVEIRLADAAAVDGALAGLMDADAYRTTVDTA from the coding sequence GTGTTTCCCGACGATCTGCGTTACACGGCCGAGCACGAGTGGGTCCGCCGAGTCGGCGATGACACCGTTCGCGTCGGCATCACCGCCTATGCCCAGGACCAGCTCGGCGACATCGTCTTCGTGTCGCTGCCGACCGCGGGCACCGACGTGGCGGCGGGCCAGTCGCTCGGCGAGGTCGAGTCGACCAAGAGCGTCTCCGAGATCTACGCGCCGCTCGCCGGCACCATCGCCGAGCGCAACGAGACGCTGAGCGCACAGCCGGAGCTCGTCAATGCCGATCCCTACGGCGACGGCTGGATGGTGGAGATCCGACTTGCAGACGCCGCCGCCGTCGACGGCGCGCTGGCCGGGCTCATGGACGCCGATGCCTACCGGACCACGGTCGACACGGCGTGA
- a CDS encoding DUF881 domain-containing protein, whose product MPDTKPRTTSAADSDTAPEVSPAPGSPWRALVRLRATRAQAIVALLCGLLGFALVTQVHTHESSGGLAAARQEDLIGILNDLSAREDRLRTEIDGLETSRARLLSGSDQRQAALEEAQRRAQTLGIVAGTIAAQGPGIVLTIDDPKRTVGSDVLLDAMEELRDAGAETMQVGSVRVVASTYFTQGADGMAADGQPLQAPYRFIVIGDPRTLAAAMTIPGGVIDTVAAAGGGAKAAVASSNHLVVSALRPPQRAR is encoded by the coding sequence GTGCCTGACACGAAGCCTCGTACGACGTCGGCGGCGGACTCCGACACCGCGCCGGAGGTGTCGCCCGCGCCCGGCTCGCCGTGGCGTGCACTCGTGCGGCTGCGTGCGACGCGTGCCCAGGCCATCGTCGCGCTGCTGTGCGGGCTGCTCGGCTTCGCACTGGTGACCCAGGTGCACACCCATGAGTCGTCCGGCGGCCTCGCCGCTGCCCGCCAGGAGGACCTGATCGGGATCCTCAACGACCTGAGCGCCCGCGAAGACCGGCTGCGCACCGAGATCGACGGGCTCGAGACCAGCCGGGCGCGCCTGCTCTCCGGCTCCGACCAGCGCCAGGCGGCGCTCGAGGAGGCGCAGCGGCGGGCGCAGACCCTCGGCATCGTCGCCGGCACCATCGCCGCCCAGGGGCCGGGCATCGTGCTGACGATCGACGACCCGAAACGCACCGTCGGGTCCGACGTGCTGCTCGACGCCATGGAGGAGCTGCGCGACGCGGGCGCCGAGACCATGCAGGTCGGCTCCGTGCGGGTCGTCGCCTCCACCTACTTCACCCAGGGTGCGGACGGCATGGCGGCCGACGGCCAGCCCCTGCAAGCGCCCTACCGCTTCATCGTCATCGGGGACCCCCGCACGCTCGCGGCCGCGATGACGATCCCCGGTGGTGTGATCGACACCGTCGCCGCGGCCGGCGGCGGCGCGAAGGCGGCGGTGGCCTCGTCCAACCACCTGGTGGTGAGCGCCTTGCGACCCCCACAGCGGGCTCGTTAG
- a CDS encoding small basic family protein, with amino-acid sequence MIILLALAVGIGVGLYVEPTVPLGLQPYLPIAVVAALDALFGAVRAQLEGIFDDKVFVVSFIANVLVAALIVFLGDQIGVGGQLSTGVVVVFGIRIFSNAAAIRRHLFRA; translated from the coding sequence GTGATCATCCTTCTCGCCCTCGCGGTCGGCATCGGCGTCGGTCTCTACGTCGAGCCCACGGTGCCGCTCGGCCTGCAGCCCTACCTGCCGATCGCCGTCGTCGCCGCGCTCGACGCGCTGTTCGGGGCGGTCCGCGCCCAGCTTGAGGGCATCTTCGACGACAAGGTCTTCGTCGTCTCGTTCATCGCCAACGTCCTCGTCGCCGCGCTGATCGTCTTCCTCGGCGACCAGATCGGGGTCGGCGGTCAGCTGTCGACCGGCGTCGTCGTCGTCTTCGGCATCCGCATCTTCTCCAACGCCGCCGCCATCCGGAGGCATCTGTTCCGTGCCTGA
- a CDS encoding DUF881 domain-containing protein, whose translation MSRAETTVGRRVDFTMSLLVDTMAASLDPAYAEAAKRRDAAPAASRRPWAVVGVAAVAVGLVLAIGAVQTHDRAPDAARTRARLVDAVQARTHTTETLQQQLDRLRTQTSNDRARLLATSGAGAALDDEVNSLEAAAGTVPLHGDGLRVRLDDAPAADNSNPLGGTDPRAGTGDAVSRVLDRDLQQVVNALWAAGARGIAINGERLTAQTAIRSAGSAILVAYRPLSPPYDITAVGDPVGLETRFGTSATADRFRAYHDLYGLRFTYVRVRGVTLPAASALSLRYAAPASGSQP comes from the coding sequence GTGAGCCGGGCTGAGACCACAGTCGGGCGGCGCGTCGACTTCACGATGTCGCTGCTCGTCGACACGATGGCCGCCAGCCTGGATCCCGCCTACGCCGAGGCGGCGAAGCGCCGCGATGCCGCCCCCGCCGCCTCGCGCCGGCCGTGGGCCGTGGTCGGGGTGGCCGCGGTCGCGGTCGGCCTGGTGCTGGCGATCGGCGCCGTGCAGACCCACGACCGCGCGCCGGACGCCGCGCGCACCCGCGCCCGGCTGGTCGACGCGGTGCAGGCGCGCACGCACACCACCGAGACGTTGCAGCAACAGCTCGACCGGTTGCGCACGCAGACCAGCAACGACCGCGCCCGGCTGCTCGCAACCTCCGGCGCCGGCGCGGCGCTCGACGACGAGGTCAACTCGCTCGAGGCGGCCGCCGGCACCGTGCCCCTGCACGGCGACGGCCTGCGCGTGCGCCTCGACGACGCCCCCGCCGCCGACAACAGCAACCCGCTCGGCGGCACCGACCCGCGCGCCGGCACGGGCGATGCCGTCAGCCGGGTGCTCGACCGCGACCTGCAGCAGGTGGTCAATGCGCTCTGGGCGGCCGGAGCGCGGGGCATCGCCATCAACGGCGAGAGGTTGACCGCGCAGACGGCGATCCGGTCGGCCGGCTCGGCGATCCTCGTCGCCTACCGGCCGCTCTCGCCGCCCTACGACATCACCGCCGTCGGGGACCCGGTCGGGCTCGAGACCCGCTTCGGGACGAGCGCGACCGCCGACCGGTTCCGCGCCTACCACGACCTCTACGGCCTGCGGTTCACCTATGTTCGCGTGCGGGGGGTCACCCTGCCCGCCGCGTCGGCGCTGTCCTTGCGCTACGCCGCCCCCGCATCCGGGAGCCAACCGTGA
- a CDS encoding mannose-1-phosphate guanyltransferase — protein sequence MRAVVMAGGEGSRLRPMTANLPKPLLPVANRPIMEHVLRLLRRHGYDETVVTVQFLASLIRNYFGDGDELDMALRYATEELPLGTAGSVKNAEDALRGEPFLVISGDALTDIDLTEMVRLHRERGALVTVALKSVPNPLEFGIVITDADGRIERFLEKPTWGQVFSDTVNTGIYVMEPEILDHVADGVPVDWSADVFPALLKAGAPIYGYVADGYWEDVGTHESYLKAHADVLNRQVDVDIDGFELAPGVWVCEGAEVDPDAVLKGPILIGGYAKVEAGVELREYTVLGSNVVVKSGAFLHRAVLHDNVFVASHANLRGCVVGKNTDIMRGARIEEGAVVGDDCVVEEEAFLTVGVKVYPFKTIEAGAVVNTSVIWESRGQRNLFGPRGVSGLVNVEITPELAVRLASAYATTLRKGSTVVAARDASRAAVALKRAVVSALTASAIDVRDLELSPTPVTRFETQHSDAVGGVMLRTTPGDAQGVDIVFLDPQGADLSQAAQRRLERVFGRQEFRRAFPGEIAELTFPGRFLDNYSQELLACVSVDEIRDADLRVVIDTAGGAATLVLPTLLGRLGVDALTVNGRLDEIAPTETIVEHMRGLERLGELVSSSRAAFGVRFDPVGERLALIDERGELVHDERALLVVMDLVAAERRAGAVALPVTTTRVAEQVAAYHGCGVRWSTMSADDLSSAASEPEVIFAGDGRGGFIVPEFSPHVDGIAAFVRLLGLVARTKLTLSEIDARIPQAHVVRRSVPTPWAAKGTVMRLVVEAAGSREIDTTDGVRIVEPDGRWALVLPDPAEAVTHLWAEGADTAGATTLLEDWAQVVARAGT from the coding sequence GTGAGGGCGGTCGTGATGGCCGGCGGTGAAGGCAGCCGGTTGCGCCCCATGACAGCCAACCTCCCCAAGCCGTTGCTGCCCGTGGCCAACCGGCCGATCATGGAGCACGTCCTGCGCCTGCTCCGTCGCCACGGCTACGACGAGACCGTCGTGACCGTGCAGTTCCTCGCCTCGCTGATCCGCAACTACTTCGGCGATGGCGACGAGCTCGACATGGCGCTGCGCTACGCGACCGAGGAGCTGCCGCTCGGCACCGCCGGCAGCGTCAAGAACGCCGAGGACGCGCTGCGCGGCGAGCCGTTCCTGGTCATCTCGGGCGACGCGCTCACCGACATCGACCTGACCGAGATGGTGCGCCTGCACCGCGAGCGCGGGGCGCTGGTGACCGTCGCGCTGAAGTCGGTGCCCAACCCGCTGGAGTTCGGCATCGTCATCACCGACGCCGACGGCCGGATCGAGCGCTTTCTCGAGAAACCCACGTGGGGCCAGGTGTTCTCCGACACCGTCAACACCGGCATCTACGTCATGGAGCCGGAGATCCTCGACCACGTGGCCGACGGCGTGCCCGTCGACTGGTCCGCCGACGTGTTCCCTGCGCTGCTCAAGGCCGGCGCCCCGATCTACGGCTACGTCGCCGACGGCTACTGGGAGGACGTCGGCACCCACGAGAGCTACCTCAAGGCGCACGCCGACGTGCTCAACCGCCAGGTCGACGTCGACATCGACGGCTTCGAGCTGGCTCCCGGGGTGTGGGTCTGCGAAGGGGCCGAGGTCGATCCCGACGCGGTGCTGAAGGGGCCGATCCTGATCGGCGGCTACGCCAAGGTGGAGGCCGGCGTCGAGCTGCGGGAGTACACGGTGCTCGGCAGCAACGTGGTCGTGAAGAGCGGCGCCTTCCTGCACCGCGCCGTCCTGCACGACAACGTGTTCGTCGCCTCGCACGCGAACCTGCGCGGCTGCGTCGTGGGCAAGAACACCGACATCATGCGGGGCGCCCGCATCGAGGAGGGCGCGGTCGTCGGCGACGACTGCGTCGTCGAGGAGGAGGCCTTCCTCACCGTCGGGGTGAAGGTCTACCCGTTCAAGACGATCGAGGCCGGCGCGGTCGTCAACACCAGCGTCATCTGGGAGTCGCGCGGTCAGCGCAACCTCTTCGGGCCGCGGGGCGTGTCCGGTCTGGTCAACGTCGAGATCACGCCCGAGCTGGCGGTGCGGCTGGCCAGCGCCTACGCCACCACCCTGCGCAAGGGCAGCACGGTCGTGGCCGCCCGCGACGCCTCCCGGGCCGCCGTGGCCCTCAAGCGGGCGGTGGTCAGTGCATTGACGGCCAGCGCGATCGACGTCCGTGACCTGGAGCTGTCGCCGACGCCGGTGACGCGCTTCGAGACCCAGCACAGCGACGCGGTCGGCGGCGTGATGCTGCGCACGACCCCGGGCGACGCCCAGGGCGTCGACATCGTCTTCCTCGATCCCCAGGGCGCCGACCTCTCCCAGGCGGCGCAGCGGCGGCTGGAGCGGGTCTTCGGCCGCCAGGAGTTCCGGCGCGCCTTCCCGGGCGAGATCGCCGAGCTCACCTTCCCCGGCCGGTTCCTCGACAACTACAGCCAGGAGCTGCTCGCCTGCGTCAGCGTCGACGAGATCCGCGACGCGGACCTGCGCGTGGTCATCGACACCGCGGGGGGCGCCGCCACCCTTGTGCTCCCGACGCTCCTCGGCCGCCTCGGTGTCGACGCCTTGACCGTGAACGGCCGCCTCGACGAAATCGCGCCGACCGAGACGATCGTCGAGCACATGCGTGGCCTCGAGCGGCTGGGCGAGCTGGTGTCGTCGTCCCGTGCCGCCTTCGGCGTGCGTTTCGACCCGGTGGGGGAGCGGCTCGCGCTCATCGACGAACGCGGCGAGCTGGTCCACGACGAACGCGCCCTCCTCGTCGTCATGGACCTCGTCGCCGCCGAACGCCGGGCCGGCGCGGTCGCCCTGCCGGTCACGACCACTCGCGTCGCGGAGCAGGTGGCGGCCTACCACGGCTGCGGCGTGCGCTGGTCGACGATGTCCGCCGACGACCTGTCGAGCGCGGCCTCCGAACCCGAGGTGATCTTCGCGGGCGACGGGCGCGGCGGCTTCATCGTCCCGGAGTTCTCCCCGCACGTGGACGGGATCGCGGCGTTCGTGCGGCTGCTCGGGCTGGTGGCACGGACGAAGCTGACGTTGAGCGAGATCGACGCACGCATCCCGCAGGCCCACGTCGTACGCCGCTCCGTGCCGACCCCGTGGGCGGCCAAGGGCACGGTCATGCGCCTGGTGGTCGAGGCCGCGGGCAGCCGCGAGATCGACACCACCGACGGCGTCCGGATCGTCGAGCCCGACGGTCGCTGGGCGCTCGTGCTTCCCGACCCCGCGGAGGCCGTCACGCACCTGTGGGCCGAAGGAGCCGACACGGCCGGCGCCACCACGCTGCTCGAGGACTGGGCGCAGGTCGTCGCGCGGGCCGGCACCTGA